The Maniola hyperantus chromosome 2, iAphHyp1.2, whole genome shotgun sequence genome includes a region encoding these proteins:
- the LOC117990317 gene encoding lachesin-like, which yields MQEPWWSLYLLGVFMLGLDSKLVGQAFQPEFAEPITNLTVPIGRDATFRCLVHNLGGYRVGWVKADTKAIQAIHVHVITNNHRVGVSHNGQTVWNLHIRNVQEEDRGQYMCQINTDPMKSQMGFLDVVIPPDFVADETSGDVMVPEGGIARVSCRAHGQPIPRVMWRREDGSDIVVRDSNGVKNKVTVYEDEVLTLTKISRSDMGAYLCIASNGVPPTISKRIMIKVHFHPVIQVPNQLVGAPLGTDVTLECYVESSPKSINYWVRDSNEMVISSNKYEVVNTIISSFESRMALTVRKLASDDVGGYRCVAKNSLGEVDSVIRLYEIPGPSIKNTSPATKNEDFKYSTPIEGPDNQFGSAESSDDEDDKETDSDLVTRTHKFPLGNDNNTHKNKTNLSNTTNLVKQNLSNKVRKIINILESEARDVINNKGTKYSTKYKILPSVCVIFYFLYEN from the exons GTCAAGCATTTCAACCAGAATTTGCCGAGCCTATTACAAATCTGACCGTACCAATTGGTCGAGATGCCACATTCAGATGCCTGGTGCACAACTTAGGTGGATATAGG GTCGGTTGGGTAAAGGCCGACACTAAGGCAATACAAGCAATACACGTTCACGTGATAACTAATAACCACAGAGTGGGCGTGTCTCATAACGGACAGACTGTTTGGAATTTACACATTAGGAACGTGCAAGAGGAGGACCGGGGACAATACATGTGTCAAATAAATACTGACCCCATGAAAAGCCAG ATGGGTTTTTTAGACGTCGTGATTCCACCAGACTTTGTAGCAGACGAGACATCTGGCGACGTTATGGTTCCAGAAGGAGGAATTGCAAGGGTTTCCTGTCGCGCTCATGGCCAGCCCATACCGCGAGTCATGTGGAGAAGGGAAGATGGATCCGATATTGTTGTTAGAGATTCTAATGGTGTGAAAAATAAAG tgacCGTCTACGAAGATGAAGTGCTGACGCTAACCAAGATTTCTCGGTCGGATATGGGTGCATACTTATGCATCGCAAGCAATGGTGTGCCTCCTACCATCAGCAAAAGGATCATGATCAAAGTGCACT TTCACCCGGTGATCCAGGTGCCTAATCAATTGGTGGGAGCACCGCTCGGCACTGACGTCACACTGGAGTGCTACGTGGAATCCTCTCCCAAGTCTATCAACTACTGGGTTAGAGACTCTA ACGAAATGGTGATATCATCGAACAAGTACGAGGTGGTGAACACGATCATCAGCTCATTCGAAAGTCGTATGGCGCTCACGGTTCGGAAGCTGGCTTCAGACGATGTCGGAGGTTACAGATGCGTTGCTAAAAATTCTCTTGGGGAAGTTGACAGTGTTATAAGACTTTATG AAATACCAGGACCGTCTATTAAAAACACAAGTCCAGCAACAAAAAATGAAGATTTTAAATATTCCACTCCAATCGAAGGACCAGACAACCAATTCGGTTCAGCAGAAAGCTCTGACGATGAAGACGATAAAGAAACTGACAGCGATTTAGTTACAAGAACACATAAATTTCCACTAGGCAACGATAATAATACccacaaaaataaaactaacctATCGAATACCACAAATTTAGTAAAACAGAATCTAAGTAACAAAGTACGAAAGATTATTAATATATTGGAATCTGAAGCTAGAGATGTTATCAATAATAAAGGTACAAAATATTCCACCAAATATAAAATACTCCCATCTGTctgtgtaattttttattttttatatgaaaattaa
- the LOC117990308 gene encoding sodium-dependent noradrenaline transporter-like: MGTNAKYCPEIKCRWNSYNTYRFVLWAWMMNEISVASAPVKMSHTAFYIHSVLFIFSAIFVGIPLVYSEICVSQYTNGNVISVWNFCPIFCGVGYGAVYLIILKLILLMVLSTWYLKYTFYSAMDPPPWFTCDDYNNTKCMVKRVNVSIFQHCLEAQNLFRTDCGMKTASSYFFEKEIGNNNTKNKNCTHLWGAILASAISSATLFIVLIKKEKFFKINVRVAASYLCIVLFLLFCVALSTSGTWYATKIGINRFEIQYNNCFYTSTQGILACGVGCGIIGYLSRDVSFRSPATMTAVTVPLFSTFITLMLALIIFSGIKTVSYYHGEEENVLEVGDSIYFNLFASVSEILGYFDGMPIWSFAFFSTAFICLLVNMSILYLFLLEYLSSTWQVVKKYKHFSYFCLIFSIFVFSFPFYCSDLTVVLSDVTEIIQLTSAFFFSVATYWIYGFRKHNVDIIFMIGVKASYFWKIAWLTIPIWMLLIIYKRCTKLLVKQHENSLFIEPLSINVDELMVYAFLVIYFFIVLLGALIQVKRYYYHDSLKNLFRPVRYWGPQDKILFRSRNMFVPEIMTREFLYRQVKIRGYTRKTETNENRRNYSNVMQDMMLPENTEWSALTSN; encoded by the coding sequence ATGGGCACTAATGCTAAATATTGTCCAGAAATTAAATGTCGATGGAATAGTTACAACACCTACAGATTTGTTTTGTGGGCTTGGATGATGAACGAAATATCTGTTGCATCTGCTCCCGTGAAAATGTCACACACTGCATTTTACATACACTCAGTCTTGTTTATTTTTTCCGCAATTTTTGTCGGAATTCCACTGGTTTATTCGGAGATCTGTGTTTCACAATACACGAACGGCAATGTGATATCCGTATGGAATTTCTGCCCAATTTTTTGTGGAGTTGGATACGGTgcagtttatttaataatattaaaattaattttattgatggTGCTAAGCACGTGGTACCTGAAATACACATTTTATTCAGCCATGGATCCGCCACCATGGTTTACCTGTGATGATTACAACAACACAAAATGTATGGTTAAACGAGTCAACGTATCAATTTTTCAACACTGTTTAGAAGCGCAGAACTTATTTAGAACAGATTGTGGAATGAAAACAGCCAGCAGCTATTTTTTCGAAAAAGAAATCGGTAACAATAAcaccaaaaataaaaactgcacTCATTTGTGGGGAGCAATATTAGCCAGCGCTATATCAAGTGCCACGTTGTTTATTGTCTTAATAAAAAAGGAGaagttctttaaaataaatgtcagaGTTGCGGCGTCGTATTTGTGTATCGTATTGTTCTTGTTATTCTGTGTGGCGTTGTCGACCAGCGGAACATGGTATGCGACGAAAATTGGAATTAATCGGTTCGAAATACAGtacaataattgtttttataCCTCGACTCAAGGTATTCTAGCGTGTGGAGTCGGGTGCGGTATTATTGGTTACTTGTCAAGAGATGTTTCGTTCCGCAGTCCAGCAACGATGACTGCTGTTACGGTGCCACTTTTCTCTACATTTATAACACTAATGTTAGCACTCATTATATTCAGCGGTATTAAAACTGTTTCTTACTATCACGGGGAGGAAGAGAACGTTTTAGAAGTGGGTGATAGCatatatttcaatttatttgcgTCTGTATCTGAAATACTTGGTTATTTTGATGGTATGCCAATATGGagttttgcttttttttcaACGGCATTTATTTGTCTACTGGTTAATATGTCGATActatatttatttcttcttgAATACCTGTCCAGTACTTGGCAAGTTGTTAAAAAGTACAAACATTTTAGTTATTTCTgtctaatattttcaatttttgttttttcgtTTCCCTTCTATTGTTCCGATCTTACTGTGGTTCTGTCAGATGTTACCGAAATTATTCAACTCACGAGCGCATTCTTCTTTTCTGTCGCAACATATTGGATATACGGTTTCCGAAAACATAAcgtagatattatatttatgatTGGTGTTAAAGCTAGTTACTTTTGGAAGATCGCTTGGCTTACGATTCCTATATGGAtgctattaattatttacaagaGGTGCACGAAACTTTTAGTGAAACAACATGAAAACTCCCTTTTCATTGAACCTCTATCTATAAACGTGGATGAATTAATGGTTTACGCTTTCTTAgtaatttacttttttattgtaTTACTGGGAGCATTAATACAAGTCAAAAGATATTATTATCATGACAGCTTAAAAAACTTATTTCGTCCCGTTCGTTACTGGGGACCTcaagataaaattttatttagaagCAGAAACATGTTTGTTCCCGAGATTATGACTAGAGAATTTTTGTATAGACAAGTCAAAATTCGTGGTTACACCCGCAAAACCGAAACCAACGAAAATAGAAGAAATTATTCTAATGTAATGCAAGATATGATGTTACCTGAAAATACCGAATGGAGTGCTCTGACATCGAACTAA